From Sulfurovum zhangzhouensis, one genomic window encodes:
- the acpP gene encoding acyl carrier protein, whose product MALFDDVKEVVVEQLNVSPDEVKEDSKFVEDLGADSLDVVELVMALEEKFDIEIPDDQAEAIATVNDAIKFIESVQ is encoded by the coding sequence ATGGCACTATTTGATGACGTAAAAGAAGTAGTTGTTGAGCAACTTAATGTAAGCCCAGACGAGGTAAAAGAAGATTCTAAGTTTGTTGAAGACCTTGGTGCTGACAGCCTAGATGTAGTAGAACTTGTTATGGCACTTGAAGAGAAGTTCGATATCGAAATTCCTGATGATCAAGCTGAAGCAATCGCTACAGTGAATGATGCAATCAAGTTCATCGAGAGTGTTCAGTAA